The Nitrospirota bacterium DNA window AATTCATAAGAGGTTCTTGGCATCAGCTGCATGAGCCCCTGCGCACCTTTTTGAGAAACAGCATAGGGATTGAAGTTAGATTCAGCCCTTATTACAGCCTTTACAAGTGCAGGGTCTATCCCATATCTCTCGGATGTATTATGGATAACCTCAGAAAATGCAGTGTCTGTGATTTGTGTCTGTGATTTAGGAATAGTAGCAGCAATCTTGGATGACTTTATGCCTAACCTCTGAGTGTTTACCGCTGAGTTTATCTTTTTAGATGACTCTGGATATACTTTTTTAAACTTATCTTCAGTTGGAACATTGCTAAAGTGTATTACACCTTGTTCATCAACATATTTAAAGATGTCGCCACTGCTGAGAGATGGTAAAAGAAGCATCACAAAAAGGATTAAAGAGATAAGGATTGAAGGATTAAAGTTTTGAAGGGTAAAGCTTATCCCTTTAATCCTTGTCCCTTCAATCCTTGTAATATATGGCATGACAAGTCTATATCATACAACGAACTATTTGTCAAACATAAAAAGAGTGACCTTGAATATTTGTTATGCTATAATTTCGCTCATGCGAGTGATAATAGTTGGTGCAGGTGAAGTAGGTTATCAGATTGCCAAGTTTCTGTCTCAGGAGGCTATCGATGTGGTTGTCATTGACAGAGAAAAGGAGAAGCTGAGGAGGATTGGTGAAGAACTCGATGTAGCGGTTATCGAGGGCGAAGGAGGGAATCCCTCAGCATTGAAGGAAGCAGAGGCTGATAAGTCAGATATGCTCATTGCAGTTACCGATAGCGATGAGACGAATATGATAGCCTGCCTTCTTGCGAAAGCAATGTTCAACATACCGAAGAAGATTGCAAGAATAAGAAACCCTGAATATTTTCAGAACGAAAAGATTTTAAGTAAAGAGAACCTTGACATAAGTTCTGCCATCAACCCTGAACTTGAGGTAGCCCGCGCAATAATAAGACTCCTTGAGGTTCCCTTTGCCACAGAGGTTGAAGACTTTGAATACGGTGCCATAAAGGTGATCGGTTTTAAGATACCCAAAGGAACTAAGCTGGCAGAAAAACCCCTCAAGAGTATCCGTATATCTATACCGCCAAAAAGATTTCTTATTGGACTGATTGAAAGGGACGATAAGGTGTTTATCCCCTCAGGGACAGATACTATCAAAACTGGAGACATAATTTACATGCCTGTAAAGAAGGGAGAAGGGGAAGATATACTTAATCGTTTTGGATTTTCAGCAACTCCTGCAAAAAAAGTTATGATTGTCGGTGGCGGGAGGGTAGG harbors:
- a CDS encoding lytic transglycosylase domain-containing protein; this translates as MPYITRIEGTRIKGISFTLQNFNPSILISLILFVMLLLPSLSSGDIFKYVDEQGVIHFSNVPTEDKFKKVYPESSKKINSAVNTQRLGIKSSKIAATIPKSQTQITDTAFSEVIHNTSERYGIDPALVKAVIRAESNFNPYAVSQKGAQGLMQLMPRTSYELNVYNAFNPEENIDGGVRYLKYLLSQFNGNLPLSLAAYNAGPERVQQWKNIPPIKETQDYVRKVLGIYRGSGLMATERKERIYKIIQKDGSILFTNMIQ
- the trkA gene encoding Trk system potassium transporter TrkA, with the translated sequence MRVIIVGAGEVGYQIAKFLSQEAIDVVVIDREKEKLRRIGEELDVAVIEGEGGNPSALKEAEADKSDMLIAVTDSDETNMIACLLAKAMFNIPKKIARIRNPEYFQNEKILSKENLDISSAINPELEVARAIIRLLEVPFATEVEDFEYGAIKVIGFKIPKGTKLAEKPLKSIRISIPPKRFLIGLIERDDKVFIPSGTDTIKTGDIIYMPVKKGEGEDILNRFGFSATPAKKVMIVGGGRVGYYIASAIESRINVKVIERNEERCKYLINNLKKSVVLHGDGSDQKLLEEENIGDMDIFVSVSNNEELNIMASLLAKKLGVKKTITIVNRTEYLSLAQGLGLQAVLSPRLITASTILRYVRRGDILSLTAIAEDRAEIIEARVGQQSALVGKSLSQTTLPKASLVGAIIRGDSIIIPSGADTILEGDKLIFFTLRESIKQIENLLV